A stretch of the Planktothricoides raciborskii GIHE-MW2 genome encodes the following:
- a CDS encoding M61 family metallopeptidase: MTVVKKILSDSPAKITPMISYQVAMHQPESHLYEVRLRVQDWQASVMDLKMPVWTPGSYLVREYAKNLQDFTVLDIDERSIPWCKKSKNHWQIDTTGITDITVHYRIFANELTVRTNHLDQTHAYFNGAATFLYLVGFEKYPIQVTIITPESSWRISCALPPLPEYRHTFIAADFDTLVDSPFEIGTHESHYFEVLEKPHELAIWGQGNNFQARTAIADIEKIIKAEAELFGGLPYESYLFILHLTSDGYGGLEHKNSCSLIYQRFGFRAKDKYNQFMQLVAHEFFHLWNVRRIRPKALEVFDYDQENYTSCLWFCEGTTSYYDVILPWRSGVYDAKTLLDNLSKDINRFLNIPGRLVQPLSESSWDAWIKLYRRDANSDNSQISYYLKGELVSLLLDLLIRERHNNQRSLDNVMQILWQKFGIPEIGYTPEQLCNIIESVANVNLDDFWQLCLHSTEELPLNQYLKPFGLKVQANGNSEAIPFLGLTAKTENSKTIVKFVETGSPAQKAGIDPEDELLAIEGIRVNGEQLLERLKDYQPGNTISISLFHQDQLRTVSVVLGQPKPNSYKLVPVKDPTTQELNNFKGWLGVSLSSVFPSS, translated from the coding sequence ATGACAGTAGTAAAGAAAATTCTCTCAGATAGCCCCGCAAAAATCACCCCGATGATTTCCTACCAGGTGGCGATGCATCAGCCTGAATCCCATCTTTATGAGGTAAGGTTGCGAGTGCAAGATTGGCAGGCATCGGTGATGGATCTAAAAATGCCGGTGTGGACTCCTGGTTCTTATTTAGTCCGCGAATATGCCAAGAATCTCCAAGATTTTACGGTGTTAGATATCGATGAGCGATCGATCCCCTGGTGCAAAAAAAGCAAAAATCACTGGCAAATTGACACTACGGGCATTACGGATATCACGGTGCATTATCGGATATTTGCCAATGAACTGACCGTTCGCACCAATCACTTGGATCAAACTCATGCTTATTTTAACGGCGCGGCCACTTTTCTGTATCTGGTGGGATTTGAAAAATATCCGATTCAAGTAACTATTATTACGCCAGAATCAAGCTGGCGAATTTCCTGCGCTTTACCCCCATTGCCGGAATATCGCCATACGTTTATTGCGGCTGATTTTGATACATTAGTTGATAGTCCGTTTGAGATTGGCACCCATGAATCCCATTACTTTGAAGTGTTGGAGAAACCCCACGAACTGGCGATTTGGGGACAAGGGAATAATTTTCAAGCCAGAACCGCGATCGCAGACATAGAAAAAATTATCAAAGCGGAAGCGGAATTATTTGGGGGGTTGCCTTATGAAAGCTATCTGTTTATCCTGCACTTAACCAGCGATGGCTATGGGGGATTGGAACATAAAAATAGCTGCTCATTAATTTATCAACGCTTTGGGTTTCGCGCCAAAGACAAATATAACCAATTTATGCAGCTAGTTGCCCATGAATTCTTTCACCTGTGGAACGTCCGGCGGATTCGTCCCAAAGCCTTAGAAGTATTTGACTATGACCAAGAAAATTACACCTCTTGTCTCTGGTTTTGCGAAGGCACTACCAGTTATTACGATGTCATATTACCTTGGCGATCGGGAGTTTATGATGCCAAAACGTTATTAGACAATTTAAGTAAGGATATTAACCGCTTTTTGAATATTCCCGGAAGACTGGTACAGCCATTAAGTGAGTCCAGTTGGGATGCTTGGATTAAACTTTATCGCCGCGATGCCAATAGCGACAATTCCCAAATTTCCTATTACTTAAAAGGAGAACTGGTGTCATTGTTGCTCGATTTGTTAATTCGGGAACGGCACAATAATCAGCGATCGCTCGACAATGTAATGCAAATCTTATGGCAAAAATTTGGCATTCCCGAAATCGGCTATACCCCAGAACAACTCTGCAATATCATTGAATCGGTTGCTAATGTCAATTTAGACGATTTTTGGCAACTCTGTCTGCATAGCACTGAAGAATTACCCTTAAATCAATATCTTAAACCCTTTGGGCTGAAAGTTCAAGCTAATGGAAACTCCGAAGCAATTCCATTTCTGGGTTTAACCGCTAAAACCGAAAATAGCAAAACCATCGTCAAATTTGTCGAAACCGGATCTCCAGCCCAAAAAGCCGGAATCGATCCCGAAGATGAGCTACTTGCTATTGAGGGAATTCGTGTCAATGGGGAACAACTTCTGGAACGACTGAAAGATTATCAACCCGGTAACACCATTTCCATTAGTTTGTTCCATCAAGACCAACTGCGGACAGTTTCAGTGGTTCTCGGTCAACCCAAACCTAATTCTTATAAATTAGTTCCAGTAAAAGACCCAACTACTCAGGAATTAAATAACTTTAAAGGTTGGTTAGGGGTTTCTTTGTCATCAGTGTTTCCATCTTCGTAG
- a CDS encoding site-specific DNA-methyltransferase, producing the protein MAIGIPRQKTEVDSPPLTLQYPDKKSRQQVLEGKTIPLLKIHQGLDQKRLYFGDNLDILRCLLKDESIKGQVKLIYIDPPFATQSEFVSRKQRQAYSDNLTGSEFIDFLRDRLILLHEILSDQGSLYLHLDEKMIFAAKIILDEIFGAPNYRNLIIRQKCNPKNYTRKAYGKTADFILFYTKTDRYIWNLPVEKLSEKSLKEYQYIEPETGRRFMKVPLHAPGTRNGETGKPWRGILPPPGKHWQYPPAKLDEMDAKGEIFWSKNGNPRRKVYLDQHPGVGVQDIWLDFRDAHNQNIKITGYPTEKNPDLLRRIVAASSNPGDLVLDCFAGSGTTLAVADELQRNWIGVDSSPEAFATILERFHRGLKPMGDYSEHRRQWEDQYIQRSLFELMSNEGVNEDETNIPESIVTDFSVFTHRDRIAEIRQIIDPWLGHTPV; encoded by the coding sequence ATGGCAATAGGTATTCCCAGGCAAAAAACAGAAGTTGACAGCCCCCCGTTGACTCTGCAATACCCGGATAAAAAATCCAGACAGCAAGTGCTTGAGGGGAAAACAATCCCTTTGTTAAAGATACATCAAGGACTAGATCAAAAGCGATTATACTTTGGCGATAATCTGGATATTCTCAGATGTTTGCTCAAGGATGAATCTATTAAAGGGCAAGTTAAGCTAATTTATATCGATCCACCGTTTGCTACTCAAAGTGAGTTTGTTTCACGCAAACAACGGCAAGCTTACTCAGATAATCTTACCGGCAGCGAATTTATCGATTTTTTACGCGATCGCCTAATTCTGCTCCATGAAATTTTATCTGACCAAGGCTCCCTATACCTTCACCTTGATGAAAAAATGATTTTTGCCGCTAAGATTATTTTAGATGAAATTTTCGGAGCGCCAAACTATAGAAACCTGATTATCCGCCAGAAATGTAACCCAAAAAACTATACCCGCAAAGCCTACGGAAAAACCGCTGATTTTATTTTATTCTACACAAAAACAGATCGATATATCTGGAATCTTCCTGTAGAGAAACTTTCAGAAAAAAGTCTCAAAGAATATCAATATATTGAACCTGAAACTGGGCGGAGATTTATGAAGGTGCCGCTTCATGCTCCGGGTACTAGAAATGGGGAAACAGGTAAACCCTGGCGAGGTATTTTACCACCTCCTGGAAAACACTGGCAATATCCCCCAGCAAAATTAGATGAAATGGATGCCAAAGGTGAGATATTCTGGTCTAAAAATGGCAATCCGCGCAGGAAAGTTTATCTGGATCAACATCCAGGAGTGGGGGTTCAAGATATTTGGCTAGATTTTCGCGATGCCCATAATCAAAATATCAAAATTACGGGATATCCCACTGAGAAAAATCCAGATTTATTACGTCGAATTGTGGCAGCTTCTTCCAATCCAGGGGATTTGGTTTTAGATTGTTTTGCTGGTTCTGGCACAACTTTAGCGGTGGCTGATGAACTGCAAAGAAATTGGATTGGGGTTGATAGTAGTCCTGAAGCTTTTGCGACAATTCTAGAACGATTTCACCGTGGTCTTAAACCAATGGGAGATTACAGCGAACACCGCCGACAATGGGAAGATCAATATATTCAAAGGAGTTTGTTTGAATTAATGAGTAATGAAGGAGTCAACGAAGATGAAACAAATATCCCAGAATCTATTGTGACTGATTTTTCGGTGTTTACGCATCGCGATCGCATCGCCGAAATTAGGCAGATTATCGATCCTTGGTTGGGTCATACCCCAGTTTAA
- the argJ gene encoding bifunctional ornithine acetyltransferase/N-acetylglutamate synthase — protein MTDWQEIPGGITAPKGYKAAGIIAGLKPSGAPDLALIWSEVDAIAAGVFTTSQVRAACVDYCRQKLEDKHTARAILCNAGQANAATGAQGWEDAIECAELVANALAISPDSVLLASTGVIGQRIRMDAMRSGIPKLVPAMSETGSDAAAKAIVTTDLVTKSIALETTLHGRPVRIGGICKGSGMIHPNMATMLAFVTCDAMVSSHLWQDMVKRAADRSFNQITVDGDTSTNDTLIALANGQSRTPAITEPGPDADKIEAMLTAVCQHLAKAIARDGEGATCLIECQVSGAPDDAAARQIAKTVVGSSLVKSAVFGRDPNWGRIAGAAGRAGVIFDQNNLQIKLGNFLLMENGQPQTFDRQAASDYLKQAAAGEYLKGDTVLISVSIGNGSGSGVAWGCDLSYDYVKINAEYTT, from the coding sequence ATGACAGACTGGCAAGAGATTCCGGGTGGGATTACGGCGCCAAAAGGATATAAGGCAGCAGGGATTATTGCAGGGCTGAAACCTTCTGGGGCACCGGATTTGGCTTTGATTTGGTCGGAAGTGGATGCGATCGCGGCGGGGGTGTTTACCACGTCTCAAGTTCGCGCTGCTTGCGTAGATTATTGCCGCCAAAAATTAGAAGATAAACATACAGCCCGGGCAATTTTGTGTAATGCGGGTCAAGCGAATGCGGCAACGGGGGCCCAAGGGTGGGAAGATGCGATTGAATGTGCGGAACTGGTGGCAAACGCTTTGGCCATTTCCCCGGATTCCGTATTATTAGCATCTACTGGGGTCATCGGTCAACGAATTCGCATGGATGCCATGCGTAGTGGCATCCCTAAATTAGTTCCTGCCATGTCAGAAACCGGGTCTGATGCTGCGGCAAAAGCCATTGTCACCACGGATTTAGTCACTAAATCCATTGCCCTAGAAACCACTCTGCATGGGCGACCCGTTCGCATTGGGGGCATTTGCAAAGGTTCCGGGATGATTCATCCTAACATGGCCACCATGTTAGCCTTTGTCACCTGTGATGCAATGGTGTCCTCTCATCTGTGGCAAGACATGGTGAAACGGGCCGCAGATCGCAGTTTCAACCAAATTACTGTAGATGGTGATACGAGCACCAATGATACGCTGATTGCTTTGGCAAATGGTCAATCTCGGACTCCAGCGATTACCGAACCAGGCCCCGATGCGGATAAAATTGAGGCGATGTTAACCGCAGTTTGTCAGCATTTGGCAAAGGCGATCGCCCGTGACGGAGAGGGGGCAACCTGTTTAATTGAATGCCAAGTCAGCGGGGCGCCTGATGATGCGGCTGCCCGCCAAATTGCCAAAACCGTAGTTGGGTCTTCTTTGGTCAAATCAGCGGTTTTTGGTCGTGACCCGAACTGGGGCCGCATTGCGGGGGCGGCAGGTCGCGCTGGGGTAATTTTCGATCAAAATAACCTACAGATTAAACTAGGAAATTTCCTATTAATGGAAAACGGACAACCTCAAACTTTTGACCGCCAAGCTGCCAGCGATTATCTCAAACAAGCGGCAGCGGGTGAATATCTGAAAGGAGATACGGTGTTAATTTCCGTCAGCATTGGCAATGGTTCTGGTTCTGGGGTTGCCTGGGGCTGTGACCTTAGCTATGACTATGTGAAGATTAATGCGGAATATACCACTTAA
- a CDS encoding serine/threonine-protein kinase: MSLCINPSCSKPDHPDNINHRYCQSCGSDLLIKDRYRVKRLLTDNSGFGKIFAAEEQGNPKILKVLKEHLNNNPKAVELFQQEANALSKLQHPGIPKVDGYFQYQTRHGLILHCIAMEKIEGLNLEEWLQQQGNHPISEAQAIAWLKQLAEILHQVHQQKYFHRDIKPSNIMLKDGQLVLIDFGTAREATYTYLAKMGSGYQVTAVVSAGYTPPEQMNSQAVPQSDFFALGRTFVHLLTGQHPANFYDSYNNVFRWRQDANISATLGDFIDALMSSKPGDRPMNTQVLLHKIDELNQNKAKSKINLFPIIVSAGIILSIGVFVGFFLANLQANYVTKTETKSERNSETPVITNSPDPSPQAIAPVPDPNLPNSTPQPLPSLPQELILPPISVSMDYSQLESFLKAKKWQEADQATRNLMLKIAGREKEGWLDSPSIGNFPCEDLAKINQLWLQYSEGKFAFTVQKSIWDTAVWNREVTNEVYGVFADRVGWRVNNKWLKYAEYNFTLDAPQGHLPQMFNQNKLPSNRLSVLSPKLAKCNII; this comes from the coding sequence ATGAGTTTGTGTATCAATCCCAGTTGCTCAAAACCAGACCACCCCGACAATATTAATCACCGCTATTGTCAAAGTTGTGGTTCTGACCTACTGATCAAAGACCGCTATCGGGTGAAAAGACTCCTCACGGATAATAGCGGTTTTGGCAAAATTTTTGCAGCGGAGGAGCAAGGAAACCCCAAAATCCTCAAAGTCCTGAAAGAACATCTGAATAATAATCCGAAAGCGGTCGAACTATTTCAACAAGAAGCCAATGCTTTAAGCAAGTTACAGCATCCCGGTATTCCCAAGGTGGATGGTTATTTTCAGTATCAAACTAGACATGGGTTGATATTGCATTGCATTGCGATGGAAAAAATCGAGGGACTAAACTTAGAAGAGTGGCTGCAACAACAGGGCAATCATCCGATTTCTGAAGCACAGGCGATCGCGTGGTTAAAGCAACTGGCAGAAATCTTACATCAGGTGCATCAACAGAAATATTTCCATCGGGACATTAAGCCATCTAACATTATGTTAAAAGATGGGCAGTTAGTCTTAATTGATTTTGGTACAGCCCGAGAAGCGACTTATACTTATTTAGCAAAAATGGGTTCGGGATATCAAGTGACTGCGGTTGTTTCTGCGGGTTATACTCCACCGGAACAAATGAATTCCCAAGCGGTGCCGCAATCGGATTTTTTTGCTTTGGGGCGAACTTTTGTCCATTTACTCACGGGACAACATCCCGCTAATTTTTACGATTCCTATAATAATGTATTTCGGTGGCGACAGGATGCAAATATTTCTGCAACTTTGGGAGATTTTATCGATGCTTTGATGTCATCAAAACCTGGGGATAGACCAATGAATACCCAGGTACTTTTGCATAAAATAGATGAATTAAACCAAAATAAAGCCAAAAGTAAAATTAATTTATTTCCAATAATAGTATCCGCAGGTATTATCTTAAGTATTGGCGTATTTGTAGGGTTTTTTTTGGCTAATTTACAAGCAAATTATGTGACCAAAACAGAGACGAAATCAGAGAGAAACTCAGAAACTCCAGTTATCACTAATTCACCAGATCCAAGTCCTCAAGCGATCGCACCTGTTCCCGATCCGAATTTGCCAAATTCTACACCACAACCATTGCCATCACTTCCCCAGGAATTGATTTTACCTCCCATATCAGTAAGTATGGATTATTCTCAGCTTGAAAGTTTCCTGAAAGCGAAAAAATGGCAAGAAGCGGATCAGGCAACTCGCAATCTAATGCTGAAAATTGCTGGGAGGGAAAAAGAGGGTTGGCTTGATTCACCATCTATCGGTAATTTCCCCTGTGAAGATTTGGCCAAAATTAATCAATTATGGTTACAATATAGTGAAGGTAAGTTTGCTTTTACAGTGCAAAAATCTATTTGGGATACGGCAGTCTGGAACAGAGAAGTTACGAATGAAGTCTATGGTGTTTTTGCCGATCGCGTGGGCTGGCGTGTCAATAACAAGTGGCTAAAATATGCGGAATACAATTTTACCCTTGATGCCCCACAAGGCCATTTGCCCCAAATGTTTAATCAAAATAAACTACCCAGTAATCGATTATCGGTGTTGTCGCCAAAACTGGCTAAATGTAATATTATTTGA